From a single Bryobacter aggregatus MPL3 genomic region:
- a CDS encoding Mov34/MPN/PAD-1 family protein codes for MIEISAEAWAVMVEHARSYYPNECCGILIGNETSGKREASVAIACRNAYEGVQKDRFLIDPKDQIAAERKSRELGLGVLGFFHSHPDEAAYFSETDLKNHWPFYSNVVMSVRSGEVRDAKCFRVDVDQTASEEEELLWPKS; via the coding sequence ATGATTGAAATTTCCGCTGAGGCTTGGGCCGTGATGGTCGAACACGCCCGTAGCTATTACCCCAACGAGTGCTGTGGCATTCTGATCGGCAACGAAACGTCCGGCAAGCGTGAGGCAAGTGTCGCCATCGCCTGCCGCAACGCCTATGAGGGAGTGCAGAAAGACCGCTTTCTGATCGACCCCAAGGACCAGATTGCTGCCGAACGCAAGAGCCGCGAACTGGGCTTGGGTGTTCTCGGCTTCTTCCATTCGCATCCGGACGAAGCTGCTTATTTTTCTGAGACCGATTTAAAAAACCACTGGCCCTTCTACTCGAACGTCGTCATGAGCGTGCGCAGCGGCGAAGTCCGCGATGCGAAGTGCTTCCGCGTCGACGTAGACCAGACTGCCAGTGAAGAAGAGGAATTGTTATGGCCAAAATCCTGA
- a CDS encoding PLP-dependent cysteine synthase family protein yields the protein MNSIGNTPLLRLPAISSAFPGVEILAKAEFLNPGGSVKDRPGLSMVREGERTGQLTKARTILDATSGNTGIAYAMIGAALGYQVRLCLPQNASPERKQILKAYGADLILTDPGAGSDGAIVKCREVYENDPNRYFYPDQYNNPANWKAHFETTAPEILSQTNYSLTHFVAMLGTSGTFTGTARRLKRDLPTVKCLSAQPDQGFHGIEGTKHMPTAIVPGIYDETLADENLWISTEGSYAMTKRMAREEGLLVGISAGANVLAATQIAARLVENGETGVIVTILCDGAAKYLSEPFWHD from the coding sequence TTGAACTCGATTGGCAACACTCCGTTGCTGCGTCTTCCGGCGATTTCGTCTGCCTTTCCGGGCGTCGAAATTCTGGCGAAGGCGGAATTTCTCAATCCTGGTGGCAGTGTCAAGGATCGTCCTGGCCTCAGCATGGTGCGAGAAGGCGAACGCACCGGTCAACTCACCAAAGCGCGCACGATTCTCGATGCGACCAGCGGCAATACCGGCATCGCTTACGCGATGATTGGCGCCGCACTGGGCTATCAAGTGCGTCTCTGCCTGCCGCAGAACGCGAGCCCTGAGCGCAAGCAGATTCTGAAAGCCTATGGCGCCGATCTGATTCTGACGGATCCGGGCGCGGGCTCCGACGGCGCTATCGTGAAGTGCCGCGAAGTCTACGAGAACGACCCCAATCGGTACTTCTACCCCGACCAATACAACAACCCCGCCAACTGGAAAGCGCATTTTGAGACGACGGCGCCTGAGATCCTCAGCCAGACCAACTACAGCCTCACTCACTTTGTGGCGATGCTCGGCACGAGCGGTACTTTTACCGGCACGGCGCGGCGCTTGAAGCGCGATCTTCCGACTGTAAAGTGTCTTTCGGCACAGCCGGATCAGGGCTTCCATGGCATTGAGGGCACCAAGCACATGCCGACAGCGATTGTGCCTGGCATCTACGACGAAACGCTGGCTGACGAGAATCTCTGGATCTCCACAGAGGGTTCTTATGCGATGACCAAGCGCATGGCGCGCGAGGAAGGATTGCTGGTCGGCATCTCTGCCGGAGCAAATGTTCTTGCGGCCACGCAAATTGCAGCCCGCCTGGTAGAAAATGGGGAGACCGGTGTGATCGTCACGATTCTGTGCGATGGCGCCGCCAAGTATCTGAGCGAACCCTTCTGGCATGATTGA
- a CDS encoding redoxin domain-containing protein, producing MITLQTGRRLATVAALLCFSGLYAAAEKRLGHSQHGEVFDSGPRTKPVAIPEIGEAHFPITHKNPETQKWFDQGNALLHSFWEYEAERSFRWCAKLEPDNAMCYWGMARAAGDERSAAFLKEAVKRKAGVSDRERLYIEALEARERIDRLRDHGPNYRDRALNYQKKLETLCVRYPDDMEAKLLLALSGMGDARYGTELILREVEAKLPNHPAVHHYRIHNWNYHEPEMALQSAARYGAIAPNVGHGLHMPGHIYSTVGMWNEAAIAMDAATRTEVRHMHERQVYPFNYWNWGHNRAYLTYIQEQLGLPDLAIAGAKELIQAPQDPSFNGDKPYSPHSQGIHGLARVLVKYERWKELLDTRSFPWREGASDKLLKAYVEARAHFGLGNLEEAEKAIAELDKFEKDKSVESHYAIMSKELRARLALAQNETLLGLGLLTEAAEKQFELQNGDNDPPHYPQVLLNALGDAYLQAGSKNLAIAAYEKALQLTRNDRFALAGLARAGKPVQPVLPASERDYLKADLARFGPKNWTPIDAPVLDAADVEGKRVQLSELKGKNVVLVFYLGSECPHCLKQLRDLKSRNDDWKRLDTVVLAVSGNSAAQNKALLGDAAYQGIRFLGDETHANAKRFLAFDDFEEMELHATLLIDTAGKLRWGRVGGAPFEDMGFLIQQVEGFQR from the coding sequence CCCACAAGAATCCGGAAACGCAGAAGTGGTTCGATCAAGGCAATGCGCTGCTGCATTCCTTCTGGGAATATGAGGCCGAGCGTAGCTTCCGTTGGTGCGCCAAGCTCGAACCGGACAATGCGATGTGTTACTGGGGCATGGCGCGCGCCGCCGGTGACGAGCGAAGTGCTGCCTTCCTCAAAGAAGCTGTCAAGCGCAAGGCTGGGGTGAGCGATCGGGAGCGTCTCTATATCGAAGCGCTGGAGGCGCGGGAGCGCATCGATCGTCTGCGGGACCATGGGCCCAATTACCGTGATCGCGCTTTGAACTACCAGAAGAAGCTCGAGACGCTTTGCGTCCGCTATCCCGATGACATGGAGGCGAAGTTACTGCTTGCTCTCTCCGGTATGGGCGATGCGCGATACGGCACGGAGCTGATTTTGCGGGAGGTGGAGGCGAAGTTGCCCAATCATCCCGCGGTGCACCACTATCGTATTCACAACTGGAACTACCACGAGCCGGAGATGGCGCTGCAGAGCGCAGCACGCTATGGCGCCATTGCTCCCAATGTAGGACATGGCCTGCACATGCCCGGCCATATCTATTCGACGGTTGGGATGTGGAATGAGGCGGCGATTGCGATGGATGCAGCCACGCGCACTGAGGTGCGCCATATGCACGAGCGGCAGGTCTATCCGTTCAACTATTGGAATTGGGGGCACAACCGCGCCTATCTCACTTACATCCAGGAACAACTCGGCTTGCCCGATCTGGCCATCGCTGGTGCCAAAGAACTGATCCAGGCTCCGCAGGACCCCAGCTTCAATGGAGACAAGCCCTACAGCCCTCACTCCCAAGGCATTCATGGCCTCGCGCGCGTACTGGTGAAGTATGAGCGTTGGAAGGAACTGCTCGACACGCGGAGTTTTCCGTGGCGTGAGGGAGCCTCTGACAAACTGCTGAAGGCCTATGTCGAGGCGCGGGCACATTTCGGCCTGGGGAATCTCGAAGAAGCAGAAAAGGCCATCGCCGAACTCGACAAGTTTGAAAAAGACAAAAGCGTCGAGTCGCACTACGCAATCATGTCGAAGGAGTTGCGGGCCCGGTTGGCCTTGGCGCAGAATGAAACGCTGCTCGGTCTGGGGCTTTTGACCGAGGCGGCGGAAAAACAGTTTGAATTGCAGAACGGTGATAACGATCCGCCGCACTATCCACAAGTGCTGCTAAACGCTTTGGGCGACGCCTACCTGCAGGCCGGCAGCAAAAATCTGGCGATTGCCGCCTATGAGAAAGCGCTCCAGCTGACTCGCAACGATCGCTTTGCACTCGCCGGGCTAGCTCGGGCGGGCAAGCCCGTGCAGCCGGTTCTCCCCGCGTCCGAGCGCGACTATTTGAAGGCAGATCTTGCCCGCTTTGGTCCCAAGAACTGGACGCCGATCGATGCCCCCGTCCTGGATGCCGCAGACGTGGAAGGCAAGCGTGTCCAACTCAGCGAGCTCAAGGGGAAGAATGTCGTGCTGGTCTTCTACCTGGGCAGCGAATGTCCGCATTGTCTGAAGCAACTGCGCGACCTCAAATCGAGGAACGACGATTGGAAGCGGCTCGACACGGTTGTACTCGCCGTCAGCGGCAATAGTGCGGCTCAAAACAAGGCTCTGCTTGGCGACGCGGCGTATCAGGGCATCCGCTTTCTTGGTGATGAGACGCACGCAAACGCAAAGCGCTTTCTGGCTTTCGACGACTTTGAAGAGATGGAACTACACGCGACACTGCTGATCGATACGGCAGGCAAACTGCGCTGGGGGCGCGTGGGCGGGGCGCCTTTTGAGGACATGGGATTCCTGATCCAGCAGGTGGAAGGCTTCCAGCGCTAG